The genomic segment aaaatattcttgacaaaaaaatagttatgaaaattttattttctattcctTAAAAATATGATGCAATAGTAACgcgattgaacaaacaaaattacGATATAAAGAAGcttctaaaattttctttttttctagaaatttctactctacttttatttccttcatattctttattctaAGACTgtaatttcagttttaattgAAAGACATTTTTGACCGAGTATTCTTTAtgccttttcaatctttgttcataagTTTCAAGGGAGCCCATTAGTTGTGTTACTATAACGTAGCTAAATCTTTTGTTTATTCAATCACGGTTGCGGTTCCATCATATTTTTGGCgaatagaattaaaattttctcaacgatattttttgtgaagaatatttTTCCCATAGGCTCTCATCTTACtgactatttcttttattttagaatagtaGTCTTTATGGTCTCAgattcttttattcttattaattcaAACTCTCGTCTTAGAGGATGAAGTTTAACATTGCGTACTTTATCACTTCCTTGAAACTCCTATTGTATTATGTTCCAAGTTTGCTCTGCACTTGTAGCACCAATTATCCTTGGAAAAATTGTGTCATCAATTACTTGTTGAAGAGCAAATAAAGCCCTTGAAACCTTTTGCTTGTTTTCCTTCAACTCATTCTTCTAAGTTGCAGTAAAAATGAAAGTGTCTTATGGAATAATGTATTTCTCTTTTATATTGTCCCATAAATCTTGAGAGTggaagaatgtcttcattttgacactccaaaaattataattttctccTGTGAGAAAATAGGTACTGaaattgatgatgtttgattggTAGTAGCCATaagttgagaaaatattttgcaAGTAGTATAGAATGGatttatagttttgttttgaaatatttgaacATTTTTATCTTCGCCTAGTAGATGACTGAACATAGCTTTGGTataacattattaatattttgaggttgtgaaaggaataattgataagataaagaaaaaatagagataTGTAGAAAAAATGTGGAGATAGTAGAATGTGTTTTAGTTGTCTTAGTTGTGGTAGATGTTGTCTTAGtacatgggtatttatagacccatagattattctagaacatgtTTTCCATAACTTGTatggaatgttctagatttttatctatgtagaatgttcttgattttttctttctatcttaggttttttttactatattttaaaacttttattacattttaatactTCTATTTTAGGATTTTCTATATTCTTCTACAATTTTAATTACACTATAATACTACCGTTTATATAATAGAGCCTTAGTATTGAGGAAAAGATGCTTCTTGCAAATAGACAAATACATAGAAGAGGTATAATTTATCTGTGACTGAAACCGAGCAATGAATGTTATACCAATGGGATTGACAATTCAGTTGTGGATAGCAGACACGATTGTCCAACACCAACGGCACCTTCACCATAGCCTCGCACACTACTGGGACCACCGATTGCAAATGCTTGATATGGAGCAAAGGATCCCTTAACTGTTCCACCACTCATCCTGTCACAATATATTGCAAAACTGATGCAGGTTACCTAGTGCGAAGGAAGGAATGCATATACTGAACAAAGACAAAGAACTCACCGTGAGAAGAACAATGCTGGTCCAAGTTTGATTCCTCTTGCTGCAGTAACTTCAAACCGATAGTAGGTCAACAAGGTTGGTGGAATTGCAGTTCCTAGTTCCATTTGGACACTAAACTGCACACAAATAATGGTCACAAGATTGAATAAGGAAGATTTAATTTCTCAGTTTggataaaattaattacttacATTAGTAAAACTGTTATCATTTTCCTCTTGAAATCGAGATTCTTGACTAACAGCTATCACGTTATCAGATGGACTTCCACTACGAGGAATTCAAGAAGACGTGGTAAGTCAAAATTATTGAAACAGGTAAATTTTGTGAGGTCTGAAACAACAAATCTCAGCAACCTTCGAGTCAGTTGAAAACCATCTCGGTCTGTACTTATAGAGCGGCCTCCATCGTGTGAAAAGTGAAAACGCTGCACAATTGATCAAACCCAACAAAGATGACAGAGAATATTCTCTACGTTAGAGAAACGCATGCATGATACAATATTGCAAGGTAAGAATAGGAATGAACGAAAACCAGTATTAACTAACTCCTCCAACCTTAAAGTATACACCTGTTGCTTTGCCTTTGGTCGAATCAGATTCAGAAGGCTCGACATAATCAAACCCAATCGACAACTCGGACAATCTTACACCTTGACTTTGGGAATGGCGAAAACTGTTCATGGGAATTCCATGGATTCTTACCTCGGGTGAAACTGAATgctataaagaaaaaacatcaaTGCCATTGTGTTACggtgaaaagaaaaaccacCTCAAGGTTAGCAAGTATCTCACAAACATATGATGAAAAAAGCTTAATCGACAATATACATCTCtaagaaaatattatgttacaaaaataaacattttacaaAGTAAAATAGACACTTTCTTATTGTGCTACTAAAATTTATAGAAAGATTagttaattatgaaaaaaaccTTAATGGTGAGGGAGGGAGGACCAATATCTCGAGGTCTATGGTACCTATACGTGACCAATAGGTCTGAATCATGCAGCCCTTTGTGCCACGACATATCTAGCAAATCACTGTAATAAATTAGACCAGGCTGCTTCAAGCGAAGGCTGCCATCAAAGAAATTTTGGTTATATCTACACAAACATATATACCCAATTTGATGTCACTGCGAGTACAAATTTAGAAACCAAACCAAACTTGTACCTGCCAGTAGCCATAGAAAACAGACATCTTGACAGCCTGTTCATGAAAAACACCATCACAAGATagaaatatcatatatatacacaaaaaagTTCATCAACACGTAATATacacttagaaaaaaaaataacataatatatgatctgataaaaagaaaacataaaaaaaactagtaAGTATATTCTTGCTGTCAAAACATTATAGAATCGACAAAAACCTCTGCATGTCAGAACTACATAGTCTTCTTGTGAAATCAACTCCAACGTCTAGCTTTGCTGCCATGAACAAAATGCATACTTGgtacattaatatttaatgataTGCAATGTTAACCAACTAGATACTAAAAGAAAATGACAAATAAGAGAACTGGAAGTTTGAAGAAAATCGAACATCTTCCAACGTGGACACTTTTGTTTGCTCCCATTTCTTCTGAGTCCTCGTTCAAACAACTGCAAGAATTGACGAGGAAACAGTGAAGATGAAAACAGAATTTCGTAATTTGGCTGCAACGTCTACATATAAGTTCGAAAAGGTGGTGGTTCCATGCTTTCTATCTTTGACATTCTTTATCTGACATAGATGACAAGTTTTGTCACCTCATTGCTTCCTCCTATTTCCTTACCTCACGAGAGGTTCAGAGGATATAGGCTATGACGTTCTCCTGTTATATTATTGTataacttatattataaatcaataaTACTACCTTCAGTACGTACCCAATACttattagaaatatttttcatatatatacttCTTTCAAAAAGCATATGCAAAAAATACAGTTAAATCAGTAAGAGACATGTATAGTTTGAGCcaatttctatttaaatttaaaattttaatatttaaaaaattcataatagaTTAAATAAGTAACAAACGTCATACTATGATTATATTACCTATTATctcaaaaagtaaaaatataggAAGTTGATTACcttttttcccttttgacattaTTCTTCCTCTTCCTGTCCAATTTACTCGGTCTATAAATTTTATACATGGTAGAAATTTACCTATTTATATCAATATTAACTAGTCACGGGCAATTTtctaacaatatttaataataaaaataaattttataaaattatttacttatacatatatatttaattttttatttatttgaaatatatatctTTACTTcacaatattatatatgatcTTACTTTTAACTTTTGTTATGCAAAAGTAAGGGtaacttttgttgttttattgtatattattatttgttagagTAGGTAATGATGTAGTAAAATACTTCACAAATAACAGGAGCTACAGTAATTCAATAGAAATGTAACAATTTGGCgcaaagagaaaataatttaacttaatataaCGAAACAAGAATCTCAACTAGTGATTTGGGTCTATGACAATGGTTAGAACTGATATATATTCAAgcgaaataaaaatattcaagcGAAATAAAAAGTATGAAGTTTTGGTAGAGTTTTGGCAtcgatttaaaatttaaaataaaaaatacgacgcaataaaaaaattggataGGTAAAAAATAAGATCCAATAAATAAATTggattattaaaattaattaattaaaagatttatgatTTTGATTAGAATCAttatttaaagtatgtttttttataaaaaattgcaCATTTTTCTAAACATTCCATATCATAAAAATCATTCtagaaacacaaaaacaaacctGTAACACAGAAGAAAAactatttaatgtgatttttggttttcgTAGCTATGGTTATTATTTTTGAGCGAATATTTTTTGTCCACTCTTTTAAACTCCTATTTCAAGAAAAAACTCCCAAGAGCCTTTAAGTTGAGTGaatctgaaatttaaaaattatttggattGCAGATCTTAGAATGATCCGGTTAGCCATTgttctaatattatatatggatttgggGTAGAAAAACATTTTTGATACTGTGGTAGCTCGCGTTGCCAGCTAATCCTTTCAGATCTCCCAGAAAAtgctattttctgttttttagaaatttatttttgtttttgtttcaaactttgcataaatatttaaaatagttagacTTTGAGTTTTGGGCTAAACATTTTTGTGAGgagttttcatgattttttgaaccttcatacaaattttcaagtcatttggagttcaTTTGAGCATACTCTCAATTTTATCTATTACCTATGATAGGAGCATACTCTCAATTTTGACCAGAGTTGTCAAAGTGGGTAACCCGGCtcgacccgacccgacccaccacgggttggccacttagtgagccaacccaacccgactcatttattagcaagccgaaaaaattcgaacccgacccgacccaccacaggttggtaggttaaacgggttgactcattagctcacttaattaattttttttcaccctcttcttctgagattcttataacatgttactttgatcgatcaaattgaaacaataataattggaccaattgatataaaagaaaatgaaataaaagaaatatattgttatatatattctaagctattaagcataaaattttgccaatttagtttaatgagacatacacaaccgtttgaccaagaaacactagtaaaaaaacaacttttaaaggCGGCCAATACGCCTCGGTTGTccaaaaaccgaagcatataaaaacGCGGTGGCTTTTTGGTAATTAACGGgaacttatatgcctcggttgctggggaaccggtgcctaaaacagatactacctcggttcactGCGCCACCCGATGCATAAACATCTCTGCCACTCAACCACCTCTGCAAGTAGTCAGACTGACAGCTTTTGGTGAAGAGGATATTGCCTCGGGTCTACAAAGAACCGAGACCGAAAGACCATATGACCTCGGTTACAGCAGTGAACCGAAGCGTAAACGTGTGCGTTCAGACTTTTCATCTGCCAAATGTCTGTGTTAATGCATTTTGTCCACATATATTGCTTCGGTTATTCGTAAAACCGATGCCGAAACCCTAATTTAAGCTGTTTAGGCCTCGGTTATTCGTAAAACCGAGGCAATATTGGTTTCTTTTTTACCGTAAAACAGAAGGGTTTACGGTTTCTTCTTCAACGCTCCTTGTGCTTTCTCTTCTCCGTGACGACCAGCGTTTCTGGGCGAGCCTCCACCACCAAGGCGCGATTGTTGTCTTCTCCGTGCGTCCACCGTCGTGCCGCCGTGCCTCCATTGTTTCCGGCGAATCCTTGTCCAAGTCGGGTGGCCATTTCCTTTACGGTTTCTTCTTCAACACCTCCCTGTGCTTTCTCTTCTCAGTGACGACCAGCGTTTCTGGGCGAGCCTCCACCACCAAGGCGCGATTGTTTTCTTCTCCGTGCGTCAGCCGTCGTGCCGTCGTGCCTCCATTGTCTCCAAGCGCTGCTTCTGCCATTGTTCCAGCGACGGTAAGTTTTTTAAAGCGTTTTCATAGAGTTTTTAAAAGCGTTGCTTCTGCCATTGTTGCTTGTTGCTTTTTGCTTGGATTCCTTATAAGCTTCCCACTCTGAAACTGTTGTTATCTGCTGTAACAGTGTTGGAATGAATAGGAAACGATGATGTAAGTGTATGTTGTAACAATGTGTATGCGTGTGTGATCCGAGACAAACAAGAAAAGGTCCCAATGCACAAGTTAATTGGAAGAAATTCATGACTTTGGTAGCTTAGATTTTGCTCAAATTGTAAAAGGTGTTTAGTGGAATTGTAATGGAATTGTAATGATTTGACATGATACCAGTTTAGTGGAATTCTAAtggaaaaaaatgtatacattttttAGTCCATTCTTGAGATTCAACTCATAACCCAAAATATCTTAACTATAATGGTTATTGAGTTAAAAAGTAAACATCTCTAAACTAAAAAGCTAACACGAAAATTGAAAACATCTAAAAAAACTTAATCTTGAgacaataataaattgaaataataaatttacttatttaattctttaattgaacaataaagtccattctaaaaaatattctaaaaaccTATCAATTACTTTTGGAAGACTTAAAATCAAAAGATAGTAGAGAAACCCAAGTTATTAGATTCACTTGACCTAGATGTCGGCCATAACTTGTGTTTTGAGTCATGAAGCACTTGACTTTAGGCCAacacgtatatatatatatatatatatatatatatatatatatatatatatatatatatatatatatatatatatatatatttgattgatatCTGTCTGTGGTGGTTTTAATGgtcctttgcttccttttacTTGATGTATGTTGCATATgtaaatatttgtttgtttggatATATTGTCGTTTTGAATTAGCCTTAGATTCCCGTTTGAGATTGAATACAAACATTATTAACTATCTCCAGATTTTTCtgaacaaatgtactttttaaaaatgaatagaaaggagatagtaataataatttataagtattgaatcttgaattgtccggttggacagtttaagaagagtaataacttttttcatagtttattataacatatcaattttaatatacatgtcttaaatttcatgaaattttgcagttgtgttttgtattgatcttcgggtgcatatttgattgtgatttataatcactttcatttcgtgtaacctgaagaccaatgcgaaatgctggagaaatttcgtgaaatttaagatatgttgtttaaaattgatatgtttaataaactaaaaaaagtgaatcttcttgaatgggatagggtcacaccttgaatacaaacaccatcaaagtgatcattcaagattattgaaattgtgtaaacaatttcagtcaACATGCATACGgatagagggtggattaatttatcacgcatcagcactgagtacgagagagggatAGAAGActttatagagtttgcgcaacgtaatgcgagtacaagtggtgatgatgaagtcaagttcagaTGTCCGTATGAGaccatcgggctcctacacttccgagtctgccagagaaatatctgaaagaattgtaagatgtcatttcttattatattacattaattttgttatatatctaacatatatattaaaaatcctttgaacttttgttatgtgacaggactccttggttgagcagagctcccaaggtcaattcacacaagaaggtcgtcaagatattcttgccacagctattggacgacctgagcacccaggacgggtgcgtgctgctgggactggcataggcatacgacatttttttgggtcttcctcgcgtccatattcatacgaaaagatgaaggaggaaataagaaaagagatgacgcaggagatcacaaagaaggttcgaGCAGAGTTatatgatgaagttgctgaaatggttgcgcgccagttccaacagcattatgaggattatggcaatTGTCCTCCAccatctcctgtagcggaacatgttgtgccccctacaggtaaggttatttatttttgcttactaatttactttttgcataaactaacatttaatttgacaggtagaagTGGTAAAGGAAGTTGCTCAGCTGCCGGTGCCCCaggggacgacatggatgacactcgtccatgtgagttatatattctctctgatactgggaccatgctagtggctcgtggtacagtgtatgagacagccactgtagtgcatggtgtacagcttgcagaagatgaggtcaaggtcacggTCGATGAAGTTGTCATAGCGGATGCcgttcttcctgtgcctacaAATGAGTTCTTCATTGTGGAAGAAGCATTTAGGTCCTTtgtcgcctggcctagacatttggttggtcatgtatctaatcccccggtaaacactcgtactatatacttctcaattttaatatttacttctaattgacgttataacaaccatttttgcatttaacagcagataggtcaagagggaagtcctagaccgaagaagactcatttatctgaggatgaccctcttggtgcgttagacgaCCTTGCTAAACTCATTTCAGAGGTGCCGATGAATGTACAttgggattctactacatttggaagagaagctcttatcccattgtacttgcatcagcaagatgttagggagcttgcgtcggggagagatgaaattaatattacactcattcagctggggatgatgtaagtttatgaaaacttttatatatacatgtattttatcaacttacttatatcatattatttcttcattttaggtatctgtttgatgttagtaacaagaaggggttcaacgatgtatatgggttcattgacccttCTATGACTCATgagagaaataaatttgatgatatccagacatacatcaccacctgctttggaacggggaaggagatatattttctcccttatatacatgggtaagtgaagtttgttaacttcaacacattcatttattaattttgctATATCAttcataagttattaccaatttcaggtgtcattggcagctacttgtgatctccgtACCGGAGAACACGGCtgtttggttttgttcattgcataagtctcctcccaaccctcttagacatgcagtagattggtaagaatctcaatgtctggtccttttttttatataaatgtatgctaaaagaatttcttttgatagttcccttgcagcacatatgatgttatctgggagatctactgctacagctaaaaagcttgcatgggtttctcttaaggtttggtattttagtccatactttgttacatttggttccattcaaatgatgttacttaacatgttataattatgatgatatattgtagtgtaatagacaaatggggtcatatgaatgtggttactacattatgttttggatgatgaccatcattcgtgcacattacaccactggatgggaaacggtaatatttaggtttgaattttatgttctctatatttggatttcatatacactaattgaaatcattgtacTTTATGCAGAGATTTAATAGGACTGCttcaattccagagaagtcaatccaacttgtgaggaaaacacttgctagatatgtaattcatttatataatagtatgtagtagatattaggatatactaagttttaagtttatgtttctaagttgttttatgcttttttaCGTTACTATAAATTCAACAtgtacattgcattgatttatgcttgaaacttgatttatgattacattggattgatttatgcttctaagaatttgatttatgattccattcaatatattttatgttttaatatgaatttcatttaaaatatacgtTTCTGTAATATTCTGGACTGTTCtggttataaaaatatatgcaggtctgtttctgtgattgggaatgttgcagaaacagacaccattttaaaaaaaaaaacacacttatatgcctcggttctggtAAGAACCGAAGTCAAAAGCCCacttactgcctcggttgtagccagaaccgaggcagtagagtgcaactttatgcctcggttgaagGGACCCGAGGCAGTATCTCCtacgaaaaaaataaattaaaaaaacctaaaacttAATGCTTCGGTTGGGGCTGAACCGAGGCCGTAGAGTGggactatatgcctcggttgacaACCGAGACCA from the Vigna angularis cultivar LongXiaoDou No.4 chromosome 3, ASM1680809v1, whole genome shotgun sequence genome contains:
- the LOC108323361 gene encoding outer envelope protein 39, chloroplastic; the encoded protein is MGANKSVHVGRSKLDVGVDFTRRLCSSDMQRLSRCLFSMATGSLRLKQPGLIYYSDLLDMSWHKGLHDSDLLVTYRYHRPRDIGPPSLTIKHSVSPEVRIHGIPMNSFRHSQSQGVRLSELSIGFDYVEPSESDSTKGKATGVYFKRFHFSHDGGRSISTDRDGFQLTRSGSPSDNVIAVSQESRFQEENDNSFTNFSVQMELGTAIPPTLLTYYRFEVTAARGIKLGPALFFSRMSGGTVKGSFAPYQAFAIGGPSSVRGYGEGAVGVGQSCLLSTTELSIPLSKKLTGVIFLDCGSDLWSSDKVPNNPGERHGKPGFGYGIGVGIRFKTPLAQIQVDYAINAFQEGTAYFGISDLLL